One genomic window of Centropristis striata isolate RG_2023a ecotype Rhode Island chromosome 20, C.striata_1.0, whole genome shotgun sequence includes the following:
- the LOC131993623 gene encoding cystatin-F, whose protein sequence is MSVVGAIMPGSPSNISGDDGGLQKALLSAARFYNHQSNDAFLFRPSAVRGAQRQVVKGVRYEAELDISRTVCRKRDHNKLTDCDFQPKGRLQQTLQCHTVVWVVPWKNETRTLLLQCNT, encoded by the exons ATGTCAGTGGTAGGCGCCATCATGCCCGGCTCGCCGTCCAACATCAGCGGTGACGACGGCGGCCTCCAGAAGGCGCTCCTCTCCGCCGCACGCTTCTACAACCACCAATCAAACGACGCCTTCCTCTTCAGACCCTCCGCCGTCCGCGGCGCCCAGCGGCAG GTGGTGAAGGGCGTTCGCTACGAGGCCGAGCTGGACATCTCCAGAACCGTCTGCAGGAAACGAGACCACAACAAGCTGACGGACTGCGACTTCCAGCCCAAAGGTCGTCTGCAGCAG ACGTTGCAGTGTCACACGGTGGTCTGGGTGGTCCCCTGGAAGAACGAGACCAGGACCCTGCTGCTGCAGTGCAACACCTGA